A single genomic interval of Pyruvatibacter sp. HU-CL02332 harbors:
- the atpA gene encoding F0F1 ATP synthase subunit alpha, giving the protein MDIQAAEISSILKTQIQNFGSDAEVTEIGQVLSVGDGIARVYGLDQVQAGEMVEFPNGVRGMALNLEDDNVGIVIFGSDQQIKEGDTVKRTGAIVDVPVGKGLLGRVVDPLGNPIDGKGPIEATERRVVDVKAPGIIPRKSVHEPMQTGIKAIDALIPVGRGQRELVIGDRQTGKTAVAIDAILNQKQVNEGDDESKKLYCVYVAIGQKRSTVAQIVKTLEENGAMEYSVVVAATASEPAPLQFLAPFGGCAIAEYFRDNGMHSLIVYDDLSKQAVAYRQMSLLLRRPPGREAYPGDVFYLHSRLLERSAKLNEDNGLGSMTALPIIETQANDVSAYIPTNVISITDGQIFLETDLFFQGIRPAVNVGLSVSRVGGSAQTKAMKKVAGAIKGELAQYREMAAFAQFGSDLDATTQRLLNRGERLTELLKQPQFSPLSMEEQVVVIFAGTQGFLDNLPVEDIARFEEELLRTFHEKHADVMTSIRDTGALSDDTNAKLREGVEAFAKSFA; this is encoded by the coding sequence ATGGACATTCAAGCCGCCGAGATTTCCTCGATCCTGAAAACGCAGATCCAGAACTTTGGCTCCGATGCTGAAGTCACCGAGATCGGCCAGGTTCTTTCCGTTGGTGACGGCATTGCCCGCGTCTACGGTCTTGACCAGGTTCAGGCTGGTGAAATGGTCGAATTCCCCAATGGTGTGCGCGGTATGGCGCTCAACCTGGAAGACGACAATGTTGGTATCGTGATCTTTGGTTCTGACCAGCAGATCAAAGAAGGCGACACCGTCAAGCGCACAGGCGCCATTGTGGACGTGCCGGTCGGCAAGGGTCTGCTTGGTCGCGTTGTTGACCCGCTTGGCAATCCGATTGACGGCAAGGGCCCGATTGAAGCCACTGAGCGCCGCGTCGTTGACGTGAAGGCGCCGGGCATCATTCCTCGCAAGTCTGTGCATGAGCCGATGCAGACAGGCATCAAGGCGATTGACGCTCTTATCCCTGTTGGCCGTGGCCAGCGTGAGCTTGTGATTGGTGACCGCCAGACTGGTAAGACGGCTGTGGCGATTGACGCCATCCTCAACCAGAAGCAGGTCAATGAAGGCGATGACGAGAGCAAGAAGCTCTACTGCGTCTATGTCGCCATCGGCCAGAAGCGTTCAACGGTTGCTCAGATCGTGAAGACGCTCGAAGAAAACGGTGCCATGGAATATTCCGTGGTTGTGGCCGCAACCGCGTCCGAACCTGCACCACTTCAGTTCCTTGCGCCATTTGGTGGTTGCGCCATTGCGGAATACTTCCGCGACAACGGCATGCACTCCCTGATCGTGTATGATGACCTTTCCAAGCAGGCTGTGGCGTATCGTCAGATGTCCCTGCTGCTTCGCCGTCCTCCAGGACGTGAAGCCTATCCCGGTGACGTGTTCTATCTTCACTCCCGTCTGCTTGAGCGCTCTGCCAAGCTGAACGAAGACAATGGTCTTGGTTCCATGACGGCGCTGCCGATCATTGAAACGCAGGCCAACGACGTGTCGGCCTATATCCCCACCAATGTGATCTCGATCACGGACGGCCAGATCTTCCTTGAAACAGATTTGTTCTTCCAGGGCATCCGTCCTGCTGTGAACGTGGGTCTGTCGGTGTCGCGTGTGGGTGGTTCTGCCCAGACCAAAGCCATGAAGAAAGTGGCTGGTGCCATTAAGGGTGAGCTGGCGCAGTACCGCGAAATGGCGGCGTTCGCGCAGTTCGGTTCTGACCTTGATGCCACGACACAGCGTCTTCTCAACCGTGGTGAGCGCCTGACTGAGCTGCTCAAGCAGCCGCAGTTCTCGCCGCTGTCCATGGAAGAGCAGGTTGTTGTGATCTTTGCCGGTACCCAGGGCTTCCTGGACAACCTTCCGGTTGAAGACATCGCCCGCTTTGAAGAAGAGCTGCTGCGCACTTTCCATGAAAAGCATGCTGACGTGATGACAAGCATCCGTGACACGGGCGCCCTGTCTGACGACACCAATGCCAAGCTTCGTGAAGGCGTTGAAGCTTTCGCAAAGTCGTTCGCATAA
- a CDS encoding F0F1 ATP synthase subunit delta — MAGEDANFTGVAGRYASALFDLAKDAGAIDAVAADLAGLEQMMTQSADLRDLVKSPLFGRDDQTKAMGAILERAGASDLTKKFIGLVATNRRLFALDGMIKTYQALVAQYRGEVSAEVTSAHPLTDVQVQKLTETLKAATGSDVTLSTKVDNGLLGGLVVKLGSRMVDTSLRTKLNRMKLAMKEAG, encoded by the coding sequence GTGGCAGGCGAAGACGCGAATTTTACCGGTGTCGCCGGACGATATGCGAGTGCTCTCTTTGACCTCGCAAAGGATGCGGGTGCCATTGATGCGGTAGCTGCTGATCTGGCGGGCCTTGAGCAGATGATGACGCAGAGCGCGGACCTTCGCGATCTCGTCAAAAGCCCGCTTTTTGGCCGGGATGACCAGACAAAGGCCATGGGTGCGATCCTTGAGCGCGCCGGGGCTTCTGACCTCACCAAGAAATTTATCGGCCTTGTTGCAACCAACCGGCGCCTGTTTGCGCTGGATGGCATGATCAAGACCTACCAAGCTCTCGTCGCGCAGTATCGCGGCGAAGTTTCGGCAGAAGTTACTTCTGCCCACCCCCTCACCGATGTGCAGGTGCAAAAACTGACTGAAACGCTCAAAGCCGCGACGGGCAGCGACGTGACGCTCAGCACCAAGGTTGATAACGGACTTCTGGGCGGCCTTGTGGTCAAGCTCGGCAGCCGGATGGTCGACACGTCCCTGCGCACAAAACTCAATCGCATGAAGCTTGCTATGAAAGAGGCCGGTTGA
- a CDS encoding EAL domain-containing protein, whose product MTKQNLWSTKGAAAVVLATAIGGILATSASYQFALKTEQLAAEQRFMFARAETVAAIEARMRNYESVLRGSSSVFEISQDLTRQQWHAFTSGLQLDRNFPGIQALGYAKWVQPENKAGYEATVRSEGFPDFRIKPDGIREAYTSITFIEPMDVRNQQAFGFDMWSEETRRSAMAHARDTGEITISGPVKLVQEIDSRVQAGILMYLPHYAGSDLSTTTARQAANAGFVYGAFRMDDLMAGILGSDHQHIEIEIFDTTSGDQNNLLYTSDASKDAAGKTAPLTATDAITVYGRTWQLASRGKPSLFMHDGGVSLGQVAITASAGASLFLLILVLLALNTRKRAADIAKHITHDLDQRTEELSASLRRQVRIEDELRSLVTTDTLTGLANRSAFNVWLKDAGKKHQGTFAFPTDDVDGGHSIMMMDLDRFKTINDTLGHIIGDELLTAVGARLKSELPSNCRLARLGGDEFALLVPDDHDQTESLKLADQISNLFAEPFECDGRYIKTTCSIGMAFISSAVPNAERAMSQADIALYRAKDTGRGVIKVFDEALEAETVRRATIEDALDGALARREFHLEFQPKIGSNGGDVVGAEVLLRWVHPTMGFIPPDMFIQTAEETGYIESISAWILDATCEQMRTWMDNGVTDIPLAINLSSQQLQSPELIATVTNTLRRHNIPPEKLEIEITESMLIDDFEQAYQRLKQLRDIGIKVALDDFGTGYSSLSYLHKLEVDVLKIDRSFVGSLETPQSRTIVQSIMTLAKTLNLSTVGEGVETVEQAQFLRANGCDEMQGWLFARSLRAEDLEKWLADADAMTTSAKLAVV is encoded by the coding sequence ATGACGAAGCAAAATCTCTGGTCGACAAAAGGCGCTGCAGCCGTGGTGCTCGCGACTGCCATTGGCGGCATTCTGGCAACATCCGCCTCCTATCAGTTCGCCCTCAAGACAGAACAGCTTGCCGCTGAACAGCGCTTCATGTTCGCCCGCGCGGAAACGGTGGCAGCCATTGAAGCCCGCATGCGCAACTACGAGTCCGTGTTGCGCGGCTCTAGCTCAGTCTTCGAGATCAGCCAGGACCTGACCCGCCAGCAATGGCATGCCTTCACGAGCGGCCTTCAGCTAGATCGCAATTTCCCCGGCATACAGGCCCTTGGTTACGCAAAATGGGTCCAGCCTGAAAACAAGGCCGGATATGAAGCCACAGTCCGCTCGGAGGGCTTCCCCGATTTTCGCATCAAACCTGACGGCATTCGCGAGGCGTACACCTCCATCACATTCATTGAACCAATGGACGTGCGCAATCAGCAGGCGTTCGGTTTTGACATGTGGTCTGAGGAGACCCGCCGCAGCGCCATGGCGCACGCCCGCGACACCGGCGAGATTACAATCTCAGGGCCAGTGAAACTGGTCCAGGAAATCGATTCTCGGGTACAGGCCGGCATTCTGATGTACCTGCCCCACTATGCTGGCAGCGACCTGAGCACGACGACCGCAAGGCAGGCTGCCAACGCGGGATTCGTTTACGGCGCATTTCGTATGGACGATTTGATGGCCGGCATTCTTGGGTCAGACCATCAGCACATCGAGATCGAGATTTTCGACACGACAAGTGGCGACCAAAACAATCTGCTCTACACCAGCGATGCCTCCAAGGACGCGGCCGGCAAAACAGCACCTCTCACCGCAACAGACGCCATCACCGTATATGGCCGAACATGGCAACTGGCGTCTCGCGGCAAACCTTCTTTGTTTATGCATGACGGTGGTGTAAGCCTCGGCCAGGTCGCCATCACTGCCAGCGCTGGCGCGAGCCTGTTCCTTTTGATTTTGGTTCTTCTCGCGCTCAACACCCGCAAGCGCGCTGCGGACATTGCAAAACACATCACCCACGACCTAGACCAGCGCACAGAAGAGCTGTCCGCGTCCCTGCGTCGTCAGGTCCGCATCGAAGACGAGCTGCGCAGTCTGGTGACGACTGACACGCTAACGGGACTGGCCAACAGAAGCGCATTCAATGTCTGGCTGAAAGATGCCGGCAAAAAGCATCAGGGCACATTCGCCTTCCCGACAGACGATGTCGATGGCGGCCATAGCATCATGATGATGGATCTGGATCGCTTCAAAACCATCAACGATACCCTGGGCCACATCATAGGCGACGAACTTCTGACCGCGGTAGGGGCGAGGCTCAAAAGCGAACTTCCCTCCAATTGCAGACTAGCCCGCCTCGGCGGGGATGAATTCGCCCTCCTTGTACCCGACGATCATGATCAGACGGAATCTCTCAAACTCGCAGATCAAATCAGCAACCTGTTTGCGGAACCTTTCGAGTGCGATGGGCGCTACATCAAAACCACCTGCAGCATCGGAATGGCCTTTATCAGTAGCGCGGTGCCGAACGCCGAGCGGGCCATGTCTCAGGCTGATATTGCACTGTATCGCGCCAAGGATACCGGTCGCGGCGTCATCAAGGTTTTTGACGAAGCACTGGAGGCGGAAACTGTCCGCCGCGCGACCATTGAAGACGCACTGGACGGCGCGTTGGCCCGTCGTGAATTCCATCTCGAGTTCCAGCCCAAGATTGGCAGCAATGGCGGCGACGTCGTGGGCGCTGAAGTATTGCTGCGCTGGGTTCACCCGACCATGGGTTTCATCCCACCTGACATGTTTATTCAGACGGCGGAAGAAACCGGTTACATCGAATCTATATCAGCCTGGATTCTGGACGCGACCTGCGAGCAGATGCGTACATGGATGGACAACGGCGTAACGGACATTCCGCTTGCCATAAACCTGTCATCTCAACAGCTCCAGTCTCCCGAGCTGATCGCGACAGTCACCAATACATTGCGCCGGCACAACATCCCGCCGGAAAAACTCGAAATTGAAATCACCGAAAGCATGCTCATCGATGATTTTGAGCAAGCCTATCAGCGTCTCAAACAGTTGCGCGACATCGGCATCAAAGTCGCGCTGGACGATTTTGGCACCGGATACTCATCGCTTTCCTATCTCCACAAGCTGGAAGTAGACGTTCTGAAAATTGATCGATCCTTCGTGGGCAGTCTTGAAACACCGCAATCCAGGACGATCGTTCAGTCGATCATGACGCTCGCCAAGACGTTGAACCTGAGCACTGTTGGCGAAGGTGTTGAGACCGTGGAGCAGGCACAGTTTCTGCGGGCAAACGGGTGCGATGAAATGCAGGGCTGGCTGTTTGCCAGATCGCTACGCGCAGAAGATCTTGAAAAGTGGCTGGCCGACGCAGACGCCATGACAACATCCGCAAAGCTCGCAGTCGTCTGA
- a CDS encoding primosomal protein N': MADQPTLDMDIDVVTARVLLPLALPGAYDYAVPDDLDVRPGDFVRVPLGPREVTGVVWDALPEGVEAKPVDPKKLKAIVSRFDAPPMPDVLRKFVDWVAAYTLSPPGAVLRLAMRVPQALEPAPTVTGYRLSGAEPQRATPQRQRVLEVLRETGPQLARPAREIAEMAGVGTGVVSGLVKAGALEVVEMPGERAFSEPDGDIEGPQLSDAQSSAAHDLGAHVGNGFSATLLDGVTGAGKTEVYFEAVATALRQGKQVLVMLPEIALTPQLLKRFETRFGAPPAPWHSDLNQKERRRIWRGVAEGRARVIVGARSALFLPYTDLGLIVVDEEHESAFKQEEGVIYNARDMAVARASLGDIPIVLASATPSLETVVNVQRGRYQRLVLPERHGAAELPDVTAIDLRADAPERGRWLSQSLVTAIVDTLEAGNQAMLFLNRRGYAPLTLCRTCGHRFECPNCDAWLVEHRFRKELQCHHCGTRAPTPYECPECQSENSLAACGPGVERIAEEAAERFPEARLSVLSSDHLHGPAATQEAVGQITRQEVDLIVGTQVVAKGHNFPNLTLVGVVDADLGLTGGDLRAAERTYQLLHQVSGRAGRGEKPGRVILQTYMPHHKVMQALVAGDRDQFLQQEAQEREDAGMPPYGRLVSLILSAPELPQATEVARQLARAVPAAEGVRVLGPAPAPIALLRGRHRVRFLIKTTRDFQVQKYVRAWLAQVKLPNAVRLAVDVDPQSFL, translated from the coding sequence ATGGCCGACCAACCCACGCTAGATATGGATATTGACGTCGTCACGGCGCGCGTGTTGCTGCCGCTCGCGCTGCCGGGCGCGTATGACTATGCGGTGCCGGATGATCTCGATGTGCGTCCGGGAGACTTTGTGCGCGTGCCTTTGGGGCCGCGGGAAGTGACCGGTGTTGTCTGGGACGCGCTGCCAGAGGGTGTCGAGGCCAAGCCGGTGGATCCCAAAAAACTCAAGGCAATTGTGAGTCGATTTGACGCGCCGCCGATGCCTGACGTGTTGCGCAAGTTCGTGGATTGGGTCGCAGCCTACACACTGTCCCCACCGGGCGCCGTGTTACGTCTCGCCATGCGGGTGCCCCAGGCTCTTGAACCTGCCCCGACCGTTACCGGCTACCGTCTGAGTGGAGCAGAACCCCAGCGCGCCACGCCCCAGCGCCAACGTGTGTTGGAAGTGCTGCGGGAGACCGGCCCGCAGCTTGCCCGCCCCGCGCGCGAAATTGCCGAGATGGCGGGCGTGGGAACCGGCGTCGTGAGTGGGCTGGTCAAGGCGGGTGCCCTTGAAGTGGTGGAGATGCCCGGAGAGAGGGCATTCAGCGAACCCGACGGTGACATTGAAGGACCGCAGCTGAGTGACGCACAATCATCTGCGGCTCATGATCTTGGCGCTCATGTGGGCAACGGTTTTTCCGCGACACTTTTGGATGGGGTGACGGGCGCCGGCAAGACAGAAGTCTATTTCGAAGCTGTGGCGACGGCTTTGCGGCAAGGCAAGCAGGTTCTGGTCATGTTGCCGGAAATCGCGCTTACGCCGCAATTGCTGAAGCGCTTTGAAACCCGCTTTGGTGCGCCGCCTGCCCCATGGCATTCCGACCTCAACCAGAAGGAACGCCGCCGTATCTGGCGTGGCGTCGCTGAAGGTCGCGCGCGTGTGATTGTCGGTGCGCGATCCGCGTTGTTCCTTCCGTATACGGACCTTGGTCTGATTGTTGTGGATGAAGAACATGAGTCCGCTTTCAAGCAGGAAGAGGGCGTTATCTACAATGCGCGGGACATGGCAGTTGCGCGGGCATCCCTTGGGGACATTCCCATTGTGCTGGCGTCCGCCACGCCCTCGCTTGAAACCGTCGTCAATGTGCAACGCGGGCGATATCAGCGGCTTGTTCTGCCAGAGCGGCACGGTGCAGCTGAACTGCCGGATGTCACGGCGATTGATCTGCGTGCTGATGCGCCTGAGCGCGGGCGCTGGTTGTCGCAGTCATTGGTGACAGCCATTGTGGACACGCTGGAAGCCGGCAATCAGGCCATGCTGTTTCTCAATCGGCGCGGCTATGCACCGCTCACCCTATGCAGGACCTGTGGACATCGCTTCGAGTGTCCCAATTGTGATGCGTGGCTGGTCGAGCACCGCTTTCGCAAGGAGCTGCAGTGCCACCATTGCGGCACTCGTGCGCCGACACCCTATGAGTGCCCTGAATGCCAGAGTGAAAACTCGCTGGCAGCTTGCGGTCCTGGCGTGGAGCGCATAGCGGAGGAAGCTGCTGAACGGTTCCCCGAGGCGCGATTGAGCGTCCTGTCGAGTGACCATCTGCATGGGCCTGCAGCGACACAGGAAGCTGTTGGCCAGATCACCCGGCAGGAAGTCGATCTCATTGTCGGGACGCAGGTTGTCGCCAAGGGGCACAACTTCCCCAATCTTACCTTGGTGGGTGTTGTGGATGCGGATCTTGGTCTCACAGGCGGTGATTTGCGGGCCGCTGAACGGACGTATCAGCTGTTGCATCAAGTGTCTGGGCGTGCCGGTCGTGGCGAAAAACCTGGCCGGGTGATCCTTCAGACCTACATGCCGCATCACAAGGTGATGCAGGCGCTGGTGGCAGGAGACCGTGACCAGTTCCTGCAGCAAGAGGCACAGGAGCGCGAAGACGCGGGTATGCCGCCCTATGGTCGGCTGGTGTCTCTCATATTGTCAGCGCCGGAACTTCCACAGGCCACTGAGGTGGCCCGTCAACTGGCGCGGGCTGTTCCTGCGGCTGAGGGCGTTCGTGTGCTGGGGCCTGCACCTGCGCCCATTGCCTTGCTGCGCGGCCGCCACAGGGTGCGGTTCCTCATCAAGACGACGCGCGATTTTCAAGTGCAGAAATATGTGCGCGCATGGCTGGCGCAGGTGAAGCTGCCCAATGCCGTGCGTCTTGCTGTGGATGTCGACCCACAAAGTTTTTTGTAA
- a CDS encoding DUF484 family protein has product MTSPTETGGGPSTGSTGESQGESNGSLKSTIGGAGALRSALTRPAADEALTAETVKAFLMANPGTLQDEPDLLAKLTPDAHREGDGVVDFQVFTIERLRQEIEDLRELQQALVTASEENAISRDRIFAAVLKVLDARNFEHLIHYITTELADDIEVDLVAMGVEASDSTRNMAGMRSPTDTPGGPSVMVLESGMVDALLGVRPDGSPRQHALRDDVEGAQELFGPHAVQVQSEALIRMTFSRAAPPGILALGSTRANQFYPEQAVDHLKFLAQVIERNVRLWLDLPPA; this is encoded by the coding sequence ATGACGTCACCCACAGAAACCGGCGGTGGACCAAGCACCGGAAGCACCGGCGAAAGCCAAGGCGAAAGCAATGGCTCGCTCAAAAGCACCATTGGTGGCGCTGGAGCGCTGCGCTCGGCCCTGACCCGCCCCGCCGCAGACGAGGCGCTGACCGCTGAAACCGTCAAAGCCTTTTTGATGGCGAATCCCGGCACACTGCAGGATGAGCCGGACCTGCTGGCCAAACTGACACCAGATGCACACCGCGAGGGTGACGGCGTGGTCGACTTTCAGGTTTTCACCATCGAGCGCCTGCGCCAGGAAATCGAAGACCTCCGCGAGCTGCAACAGGCTCTGGTGACGGCATCAGAAGAAAACGCAATTTCCCGTGACCGCATCTTTGCCGCGGTCCTCAAGGTGCTGGACGCGCGCAATTTTGAGCACCTGATCCACTACATCACCACTGAACTCGCCGACGACATCGAAGTTGATCTTGTGGCCATGGGTGTTGAGGCATCGGACTCGACCCGCAACATGGCCGGCATGCGCTCGCCAACCGACACACCCGGCGGCCCGTCCGTCATGGTGCTTGAATCAGGCATGGTCGATGCGCTGCTTGGCGTCCGTCCTGATGGCTCTCCTCGCCAACATGCATTGCGGGACGATGTGGAAGGCGCCCAGGAGCTGTTTGGGCCCCATGCCGTGCAGGTTCAGTCCGAAGCCCTGATCCGCATGACGTTTTCCCGCGCAGCACCTCCGGGCATTCTCGCGCTGGGTTCAACCCGTGCGAACCAGTTTTATCCGGAACAGGCCGTGGATCATTTGAAGTTCCTGGCGCAGGTGATTGAGCGCAATGTGCGCCTGTGGCTCGACCTGCCGCCTGCCTAG
- a CDS encoding tyrosine recombinase XerC: protein MNASHPVREALPRKTRDALDGWLSSLALERRLSAHTVTNYQRDVLGFLGFTAHHTGESVSFSTLSNLRAADFRAWLAQRRTHDDVGPRTLARGLSAVRTFFRYLAREDLAKNAQIALVRTPKQPVSVPKALSVEAADKLLDNLEPEKNWMQARDLAVLTLLYGAGLRISEALTLDVKDWPKRGTPLRVIGKGNKTRILPVIEAIHDAVEDYREQCPHVLASAGPLFVGARGGRLNPRSLQGTLARLRSGLGLPDSATPHALRHSFATHLLGAGGDLRTIQELLGHASLSTTQTYAAVDTARLMEVYNAAHPKAGPRAESGSADKG from the coding sequence GTGAACGCATCCCACCCTGTCCGAGAGGCCCTGCCGCGCAAAACCCGCGACGCTCTGGACGGCTGGCTTTCGTCTCTTGCTCTCGAGCGACGCCTCAGCGCCCACACGGTCACCAACTACCAGCGCGATGTACTTGGCTTTCTCGGCTTCACAGCCCACCACACGGGCGAGTCCGTTTCCTTCAGCACGCTCAGCAATCTGCGTGCGGCTGACTTTCGTGCATGGCTTGCCCAGCGCCGCACACATGACGATGTCGGTCCACGGACACTGGCACGCGGCCTGTCGGCAGTTCGGACCTTCTTTCGCTACCTTGCCCGCGAGGACCTGGCCAAAAACGCCCAAATCGCTCTGGTGCGCACTCCAAAGCAACCGGTCTCTGTTCCCAAGGCACTGAGCGTTGAGGCCGCTGACAAACTGCTGGACAATCTCGAGCCCGAAAAAAACTGGATGCAGGCCCGTGACCTTGCGGTTCTGACGCTCCTCTATGGGGCGGGCCTACGCATCAGCGAAGCACTCACGCTGGACGTGAAGGACTGGCCCAAGCGGGGCACGCCCCTGCGCGTCATCGGCAAAGGCAACAAGACGCGCATATTGCCGGTGATTGAGGCCATTCACGACGCCGTGGAAGATTACCGCGAGCAATGCCCGCATGTTCTGGCCTCCGCAGGTCCACTCTTCGTCGGTGCACGCGGCGGGCGTTTGAACCCGCGCAGCCTTCAAGGGACCTTGGCACGGCTGCGCTCGGGGCTGGGGCTACCGGACAGCGCAACACCGCACGCGTTGCGGCATTCCTTCGCCACACACTTGCTTGGTGCGGGGGGTGACCTGCGGACAATTCAGGAACTGCTTGGCCACGCTAGCCTGTCAACGACGCAGACATACGCTGCTGTGGACACAGCGCGGCTCATGGAAGTCTACAACGCCGCCCACCCCAAGGCCGGACCAAGGGCTGAATCTGGTTCAGCTGACAAAGGCTAG
- the lpdA gene encoding dihydrolipoyl dehydrogenase: protein MSDQFDLVVIGAGPGGYVGAIRAAQLGLKVACVEKRDTLGGTCLNIGCIPSKALLHASELYAESTGHMADLGINVKGVSLDLPKMMAFKDEGVEGNTKGIAFLFKKNKVEPVFGTGKVLSAGKVEVALNDGGTRVLETKNIVIATGSDVMPLPGVEIDEERIVSSTGALTLPEVPKHLLVVGGGVIGLELGSVWSRLGAKVTVVEFLDRIIPGTDNEVAKQFQRILKKQGFAFKLGTKVTGIEKTKSGLKVSVEPAKGGDTEVIEADYALVAIGRRPYTDGLGLAEAGVEMDDRGRIATDAHFKTNVDGIYAIGDAIVGPMLAHKAEDEGVAIAEILAGQSGHVNYDVIPGVIYTAPEVATVGKTEEELKEAGVDYKVGKFPFSANGRAKVNKQADGFVKILADAKTDRVLGVHILGMEAGTMIAEAALAMEFGASSEDIARTCHAHPTLTEAVKEAALAVDGRSLSM from the coding sequence GTGTCTGACCAGTTTGATCTTGTGGTGATCGGTGCCGGCCCTGGTGGTTATGTGGGTGCCATTCGTGCAGCCCAGCTCGGCCTCAAAGTCGCCTGCGTTGAAAAGCGCGATACGCTGGGTGGCACATGCCTCAACATTGGCTGCATTCCGTCCAAGGCGCTGCTGCATGCGTCGGAGCTTTATGCGGAAAGCACTGGCCACATGGCGGACCTTGGCATCAACGTCAAAGGCGTGTCGCTTGATCTGCCCAAGATGATGGCGTTCAAGGATGAAGGCGTAGAGGGCAACACCAAGGGCATTGCGTTCCTGTTCAAGAAGAACAAGGTCGAGCCTGTGTTCGGCACAGGCAAGGTGCTGTCAGCAGGCAAGGTGGAGGTGGCGCTCAATGACGGCGGCACGCGTGTTCTTGAAACAAAGAACATTGTCATTGCCACTGGGTCTGACGTTATGCCGCTACCCGGCGTTGAGATCGACGAGGAGCGCATTGTTTCCTCTACCGGGGCCCTGACATTGCCGGAGGTGCCCAAGCATCTGCTGGTCGTTGGTGGTGGCGTCATCGGCCTTGAGCTTGGCTCGGTCTGGTCGCGTCTGGGTGCCAAGGTGACTGTGGTTGAGTTCCTCGATCGCATCATTCCCGGGACGGACAATGAGGTTGCCAAGCAGTTCCAGCGCATCCTCAAGAAGCAGGGCTTTGCGTTCAAGCTGGGCACGAAGGTGACTGGCATCGAGAAGACCAAGAGCGGTCTCAAGGTTTCTGTGGAACCTGCCAAGGGTGGGGACACGGAAGTTATCGAGGCGGATTATGCGCTCGTCGCCATCGGACGCCGTCCCTATACGGATGGGCTGGGCCTCGCAGAGGCGGGTGTCGAGATGGATGATCGCGGGCGCATTGCAACCGACGCGCATTTCAAGACCAATGTGGACGGTATCTACGCCATTGGTGACGCTATCGTTGGCCCCATGCTGGCGCACAAGGCGGAAGATGAAGGCGTCGCTATTGCTGAAATCCTCGCGGGCCAGTCCGGCCATGTGAACTATGATGTGATCCCCGGTGTGATCTACACGGCACCGGAAGTGGCCACGGTCGGTAAGACTGAAGAAGAACTTAAAGAGGCAGGCGTCGACTACAAGGTCGGCAAGTTCCCGTTCAGTGCCAATGGCCGGGCCAAGGTCAACAAGCAGGCGGACGGGTTTGTGAAAATCCTTGCGGATGCCAAGACGGACCGTGTTCTGGGTGTTCACATCCTTGGTATGGAAGCCGGCACCATGATCGCGGAAGCCGCGTTGGCCATGGAGTTCGGTGCGTCGTCTGAAGACATTGCCCGGACCTGTCATGCCCATCCGACATTGACGGAAGCCGTCAAGGAAGCAGCCTTGGCCGTGGATGGTCGCTCACTGAGCATGTAG